The Amycolatopsis sp. DG1A-15b genome window below encodes:
- a CDS encoding sigma-70 family RNA polymerase sigma factor, translating to MSTSDVEAVWRIESARIVAALTRFTGDFGLAEDAAQEAVAEALVSWPLDPPSDPAGWLMATARRRAIDAIRRRVALRDRYAVLATDPAVGAAAGPVAGDDVDPDRIDDDVLALMFVSCHPVLSPEARVALTLRVVAGLSSQEIARAFLVPVPTVQARITRGKKTIAAAGVPFELPPPAERRERLGGVLSVLYVIFTEGSTATAGDRLVRPEVAYEAIRLARTLAALLPDEPEVHGLLALCELTAARFPARTAPDGSPVLLEDQDRHRWDVSAIHRGLAALARASAGGGLGQYGLQAAIAATHAAAPSVEATDWERIVLLYEALGRVAPSPVVELNRAVAVAMASGPEQALAIVDELVVADRLSGSHLVPTVRGELLTRLGRRPEARAELELAARLCANERERSVLLRKAAELG from the coding sequence ATGAGCACCTCCGATGTGGAAGCCGTCTGGCGGATCGAGTCGGCGCGGATCGTGGCCGCGCTGACCCGGTTCACCGGGGATTTCGGGCTGGCCGAGGACGCGGCTCAGGAGGCGGTGGCCGAGGCGCTGGTGTCGTGGCCGCTCGACCCGCCGTCCGATCCGGCCGGCTGGCTGATGGCCACCGCGCGGCGGCGGGCGATCGACGCGATCCGCCGCCGGGTCGCCCTCCGGGACCGGTACGCCGTGCTGGCGACGGATCCGGCCGTCGGCGCGGCGGCCGGGCCGGTGGCCGGTGACGACGTCGACCCCGACCGGATCGACGACGACGTGCTGGCACTGATGTTCGTCAGCTGCCACCCGGTGCTCTCGCCCGAGGCGCGGGTGGCGCTGACCCTGCGGGTCGTCGCCGGCCTGTCGAGCCAGGAGATCGCCCGGGCGTTCCTGGTTCCGGTGCCGACCGTGCAGGCCCGCATCACCCGCGGCAAGAAGACGATCGCGGCGGCCGGGGTGCCGTTCGAGCTGCCGCCGCCCGCCGAGCGCCGGGAGCGGCTGGGCGGTGTGCTCAGCGTCCTCTACGTGATCTTCACCGAGGGTTCGACGGCGACTGCGGGTGACCGGCTGGTGCGCCCGGAGGTCGCGTACGAGGCGATCCGGCTGGCCCGCACGCTGGCCGCGCTGCTGCCGGACGAGCCGGAGGTGCACGGCCTGCTCGCCCTGTGCGAGCTGACGGCCGCGCGCTTCCCGGCCCGGACCGCGCCGGACGGTTCGCCGGTCCTGCTCGAGGACCAGGACCGGCACCGGTGGGACGTCTCGGCGATCCACCGCGGGCTGGCCGCGCTGGCCAGGGCCTCGGCGGGCGGCGGCCTCGGCCAGTACGGGCTGCAGGCCGCGATCGCGGCCACGCACGCGGCGGCGCCTTCCGTCGAGGCGACCGACTGGGAGCGGATCGTGCTGCTCTACGAGGCGTTGGGCCGGGTCGCGCCCTCGCCGGTCGTCGAGCTCAACCGGGCCGTCGCCGTGGCGATGGCTTCGGGGCCGGAGCAGGCCCTGGCCATCGTGGACGAACTGGTCGTCGCCGACCGGCTCTCCGGTTCGCACCTGGTCCCGACCGTGCGCGGCGAACTGCTGACCCGCCTCGGCAGGCGCCCGGAAGCGCGCGCCGAGCTGGAGCTGGCCGCCCGGCTGTGCGCCAACGAGCGGGAACGTTCGGTCCTGCTGCGCAAGGCGGCCGAGCTGGGGTGA
- a CDS encoding sigma-70 family RNA polymerase sigma factor, giving the protein MTDRWEFSQVVRERVVVWRREAFLMCGDWSLAEDLVQTALLRLYTRWHRIDPAGVDGYTRRVISRLAIDEARRPYRRAELRDALPETPVVTAESAAALDVRAALQQVPPKQRAVLVLRFFSDLTNAEAAKVLRISEGTVKSQAARGLATLRRLLHEPADVTGHIKGSDR; this is encoded by the coding sequence GTGACCGATCGCTGGGAGTTCAGTCAGGTCGTTCGGGAGCGCGTTGTGGTGTGGCGCCGGGAAGCGTTCCTGATGTGCGGGGACTGGTCGTTGGCCGAAGACCTCGTCCAGACGGCGCTGCTGCGGCTGTATACCCGCTGGCATCGGATCGACCCGGCCGGCGTCGACGGATACACCCGGCGGGTGATCTCCCGCTTGGCCATCGACGAAGCCCGCCGGCCCTACCGCCGCGCCGAGCTGCGGGATGCGCTGCCCGAGACGCCGGTCGTGACCGCGGAGTCCGCGGCCGCGCTGGATGTCCGGGCGGCCTTGCAGCAGGTGCCACCGAAACAGCGGGCCGTGCTGGTCCTGCGTTTCTTCAGCGACCTGACCAACGCCGAAGCGGCCAAGGTGCTGAGGATCTCCGAAGGGACCGTCAAGTCTCAAGCGGCGCGAGGTCTCGCCACTCTTCGCCGGCTACTTCACGAGCCGGCCGACGTGACCGGGCACATCAAGGGGAGCGACCGATGA
- a CDS encoding histidine kinase: protein MTFPAGLRRTVLRARRDTGFLAAGVLPHLALVPVWAWATTTTARTGNWLLTVSVSAALVLLGTPVLTAVQRARHRVLIGVDVPRLTPAAPEQRTWASAARWLAATRPWRKIGYHLLLGPLLALLELLVLAVAAACLAGVTAYAWSWALPTGIRQDWFGYLTQLPAYTAAGLLLLCALPWTARAVARAEARLALGLLGPSRAQRLQERVDQLAVSRTDLIEAVDAERRRIERDLHDGTQQRLVSLAVNLGLAMATRPDLPSDAREVIGRAHLEAKEAIAELDDLVRGLHPAVLEDRGLDAALSGLAARTPLPVRLRVELEERVASNVESVAYFVISEALTNATKHANAMRAEVMVRQVGEVLRVRVTDDGLGGADAAAGTGLTGLAKRVGSLDGAFHVSSPAGGPTTITAELPCAR from the coding sequence ATGACGTTTCCAGCTGGACTGAGACGCACGGTCCTCCGGGCGCGGCGGGACACCGGCTTTCTTGCCGCCGGTGTGCTGCCGCACCTGGCGCTGGTGCCCGTGTGGGCCTGGGCGACGACGACCACCGCCAGGACGGGGAACTGGCTCCTCACGGTTTCCGTGTCGGCCGCCCTGGTCCTGCTCGGCACCCCGGTGCTGACGGCCGTTCAGCGGGCTCGCCACCGGGTGCTCATCGGTGTGGACGTCCCCCGGCTCACCCCCGCCGCGCCGGAACAACGGACGTGGGCCTCGGCCGCCCGGTGGCTCGCGGCGACGCGGCCTTGGCGCAAGATCGGCTACCACCTCCTGCTGGGCCCGCTGCTCGCGCTGCTGGAGCTGCTGGTGCTCGCGGTGGCAGCGGCGTGCCTGGCGGGCGTCACCGCCTACGCCTGGTCGTGGGCGCTGCCGACCGGAATCCGCCAGGACTGGTTCGGCTACCTGACCCAGCTGCCGGCTTACACAGCGGCTGGACTCCTCCTCCTGTGCGCCCTGCCCTGGACCGCGCGGGCAGTGGCCCGGGCCGAGGCGCGGCTGGCGTTGGGCCTGCTCGGGCCCAGCCGGGCGCAGCGGCTCCAGGAGCGGGTCGATCAGCTGGCCGTGAGCCGGACCGACTTGATCGAGGCCGTCGACGCGGAGCGCCGCCGGATCGAGCGCGACCTGCACGACGGCACCCAGCAGCGGTTGGTGTCCCTCGCGGTCAACCTGGGTCTGGCCATGGCCACCCGCCCGGACCTGCCGAGTGATGCCCGCGAGGTGATCGGGAGAGCGCACCTGGAGGCGAAGGAGGCGATCGCCGAACTCGATGACCTGGTGCGGGGGCTGCACCCGGCCGTGCTGGAAGACCGAGGTCTGGACGCGGCGTTGTCCGGGCTGGCTGCCCGCACGCCCCTGCCGGTGCGGCTGCGGGTCGAGCTGGAGGAGCGGGTGGCGTCCAACGTGGAGTCGGTCGCGTATTTCGTGATCTCTGAGGCGCTGACCAATGCAACGAAGCACGCCAACGCGATGCGTGCTGAGGTGATGGTCCGTCAGGTCGGCGAGGTGCTGCGAGTGCGCGTTACCGACGACGGGCTGGGCGGCGCCGACGCCGCCGCCGGCACGGGGCTGACCGGGCTGGCCAAGCGGGTCGGCTCCCTCGACGGGGCCTTCCACGTCAGCAGTCCCGCCGGCGGGCCCACCACCATCACCGCGGAGCTGCCGTGCGCGCGGTGA
- a CDS encoding response regulator transcription factor, protein MRAVIAEDSVLLRVGLTKVLELGGFQVAAEAGDAEGLLAAVAEHRPDLALIDVRMPPGFTDEGVRAAMEIRRRWPGTPVVLLSQYVEERYAADLLSANTSGVGYLLKQRVADVADFVAAIRRVADGGTALDPQVVAQLLLRRDSDPLARLTPREREVLGLMAEGRSNTGIAQALVVSESAVAKHINSIFAKLDLPVVDADHRRVLAVLRFLGASRT, encoded by the coding sequence GTGCGCGCGGTGATCGCCGAGGATTCGGTGTTGTTGCGGGTCGGCCTGACCAAGGTGCTGGAGCTGGGCGGGTTCCAGGTCGCCGCGGAAGCCGGCGACGCGGAGGGGCTGTTGGCGGCCGTGGCGGAGCACCGGCCCGACCTCGCCTTGATCGACGTCCGGATGCCGCCCGGCTTCACCGACGAGGGGGTGCGGGCGGCGATGGAGATCCGCCGGCGCTGGCCGGGCACGCCGGTGGTGCTGCTTTCGCAGTACGTGGAGGAGCGGTACGCGGCTGACCTGCTGTCGGCGAACACCAGCGGTGTGGGCTACCTGCTCAAGCAGCGGGTCGCCGACGTCGCCGACTTCGTGGCGGCAATCCGGCGAGTGGCGGACGGCGGCACGGCCCTGGACCCGCAGGTCGTCGCCCAGTTGCTGCTGCGGCGCGACAGCGACCCGCTCGCGCGGCTGACCCCCCGCGAACGGGAGGTGCTCGGCCTGATGGCCGAGGGGCGCTCCAACACCGGCATCGCGCAGGCGCTGGTGGTCAGCGAGAGCGCCGTGGCGAAGCACATCAACAGCATCTTCGCCAAGCTTGACCTGCCCGTGGTCGACGCGGACCACCGCCGCGTCCTGGCCGTGCTGCGGTTCCTCGGAGCGTCCCGGACCTGA
- a CDS encoding glycosyltransferase 87 family protein yields the protein MRGLHDRARRLYLVGLVAAIGLLAFAVRWSLIRYDTSDYREFLRPWYEFIIQHGGFRALREDFSDYNVPYRYLLVVLTYLPLPPQGAVKALSVLFDAVAAYFTYRIVALKYRSRWTPAVAALLVFMLPTVVLNGAMWAQCDSIYASFALGGVYHLLRRQPWLACVFIGLAVSFKLQAIFILPLLLAMVLLGRVPWRALLAIPAVYLVLDLPAIVLGADPIRLLTIYPRQSGIYPEMTLNAPSVWQFFRGVRDTGVMHTAGVLVTVLLVLTICLLLLLARTEPTEPRILLIATVFVILVPYVLPSMHERYFYLADLFTVVLAFYFPRRLWYVPIGVQFASLLGYIPGIFESPGGERAVGPVDFRVLAAIELAMLIAVSYYAIREFRHPDQVRDDDGGFARSPEVARAGGST from the coding sequence GTGCGGGGACTGCACGACCGGGCTCGGCGGCTGTACCTGGTCGGCCTTGTCGCGGCCATCGGGCTGCTCGCGTTCGCCGTGCGGTGGTCGCTGATCCGGTACGACACTTCAGATTACCGCGAATTCCTCCGCCCGTGGTACGAATTCATCATTCAACACGGCGGTTTCCGCGCTTTGCGCGAGGATTTCTCCGACTACAACGTCCCCTACCGCTATCTCCTGGTGGTGCTGACCTATCTGCCGTTGCCACCTCAGGGTGCGGTCAAGGCGCTGTCGGTCTTGTTCGATGCGGTGGCCGCGTATTTCACGTACCGGATCGTCGCCCTGAAGTACCGTTCGCGCTGGACGCCCGCGGTCGCCGCGTTGCTGGTTTTCATGCTGCCGACCGTGGTGCTCAACGGTGCCATGTGGGCGCAATGCGATTCGATCTACGCCTCGTTCGCGCTCGGCGGTGTCTACCACCTCCTCCGGAGGCAGCCGTGGTTGGCGTGCGTGTTCATCGGGCTTGCGGTGTCCTTCAAGCTGCAAGCGATCTTCATCCTGCCGCTGCTGCTGGCGATGGTCCTGCTCGGCCGGGTGCCCTGGCGCGCCCTGCTGGCGATCCCCGCGGTCTACCTGGTCCTCGACCTCCCGGCGATCGTGCTCGGGGCCGACCCGATCCGGTTGCTGACCATCTACCCGCGTCAGTCCGGCATCTACCCGGAGATGACGCTCAACGCGCCGTCGGTCTGGCAGTTCTTCCGCGGCGTTCGCGACACCGGTGTCATGCACACCGCCGGGGTGCTGGTCACCGTCCTGCTCGTCCTGACGATCTGCCTGCTGCTCCTGCTCGCCCGGACCGAACCGACGGAGCCGCGGATCCTGCTGATCGCCACCGTCTTCGTCATCCTGGTGCCCTACGTGCTGCCTTCGATGCACGAGCGGTACTTCTACCTCGCCGACCTGTTCACGGTCGTCCTGGCCTTCTACTTCCCCCGGCGCCTGTGGTACGTGCCCATCGGCGTGCAGTTCGCTTCCCTCCTCGGCTACATCCCGGGAATCTTCGAATCCCCAGGCGGCGAACGCGCGGTCGGCCCGGTCGACTTCCGCGTTCTCGCGGCGATCGAGCTCGCCATGCTCATCGCCGTCAGCTACTACGCCATCCGGGAGTTCCGCCACCCGGACCAGGTCCGCGACGACGACGGTGGTTTCGCCCGGAGCCCGGAGGTTGCCCGAGCCGGGGGAAGCACCTGA
- a CDS encoding alpha/beta hydrolase — protein MNSSQDVVSSYQDAPTRTVSAGGVDFAYRELGPKTGVPVVFLTHLAAVLDNWDPRVVDGIAAQHRVIAFDNRGVGATTGTTPKSIQAMAADAVTFIRALGLTKVDLLGFSMGGMIAQVIVQTEPELVRKLIIAGTGPAGGEGIKNVTRISHLDTVRALLTLQDPKQFLFFTRTPNGKRAGKEFLARLKERKNHRDKPIALTAYAAQLKAIHRWGLEKPSDLSVVHQPVLVANGDQDRMVPTKNTHDLARRLPDSELVIYPDAGHGGIFQFHAQFVEKALDFLAR, from the coding sequence ATGAACAGCAGCCAAGACGTCGTGTCGTCCTATCAGGACGCGCCGACCCGCACCGTCTCCGCCGGCGGCGTCGACTTCGCCTACCGCGAACTCGGGCCGAAGACCGGTGTCCCGGTGGTCTTCCTGACGCACCTGGCCGCGGTCCTCGACAACTGGGACCCGCGCGTGGTCGACGGCATCGCCGCGCAGCACCGGGTCATCGCTTTCGACAACCGCGGCGTGGGCGCCACCACCGGCACCACCCCGAAGTCGATCCAGGCGATGGCGGCCGACGCCGTCACCTTCATCCGCGCGCTCGGCCTGACGAAGGTCGACCTCCTCGGCTTCTCGATGGGCGGCATGATCGCCCAGGTGATCGTCCAGACCGAACCGGAGCTGGTCCGCAAGCTGATCATCGCCGGCACGGGCCCCGCCGGGGGCGAGGGCATCAAGAACGTGACCAGGATTTCGCACCTCGACACCGTCCGGGCGCTGCTGACCCTCCAAGACCCGAAGCAGTTCCTCTTCTTCACCCGGACGCCGAACGGGAAGCGGGCGGGCAAGGAGTTCCTGGCGCGCTTGAAGGAACGCAAGAACCACCGGGACAAGCCGATCGCGCTGACCGCCTACGCCGCCCAGCTCAAGGCCATCCACCGCTGGGGCCTGGAAAAGCCGTCCGATCTCTCCGTCGTCCACCAGCCCGTGCTGGTCGCCAACGGTGACCAAGACCGGATGGTGCCGACGAAGAACACCCACGACCTGGCCCGGCGGCTGCCGGACAGCGAACTGGTGATCTACCCCGACGCCGGCCACGGCGGCATCTTCCAGTTCCACGCCCAGTTCGTCGAGAAGGCCCTGGACTTCCTCGCGCGGTAG
- a CDS encoding glycoside hydrolase family 43 protein: MTVPIVPGFHPDPSICRVGGTYYLANSSFEYVPGVPIRRSTDLVSWELVGHALTRPSQLPPSEGAANTGIYAPTLRHHDGRFHLVTTNILEAGRGQLIVTAEDPAGPWSDPVHVPGTEGIDPDLCWDEAGVCHLTWASFRPELPGIASVPIDPATGAVLGEPRLLWNGTGLAAPEGPHLYRVDGWWYLLLAEGGTERGHAVTVARARALAGPYEPAPTNPILTHRSTTHPVQNTGHADLVECADGSWAMVHLGVRPRGKTPQFHVNGRETFLAGVDWADGWPVVAEDRYPVPPADNSFTDGFASSGLHPRWVAPGASPRTHWAGPGELVLSGFLLTRALDEYWTAVARLDVSAGEAAFVVRIDDRHWYGLTADGATVTATVAIGPARAVVTTVAAGSVVSLRIRALRPPASGPFQEITEPDLIELSVLDDDGRAEVLGSFDGRYLSTEVAAGFTGRVIGVEALGGTVSLREFRYSTDREEDRPRS; this comes from the coding sequence ATGACGGTCCCGATCGTTCCGGGATTCCACCCCGACCCGTCGATCTGCCGGGTCGGCGGCACGTACTACCTGGCGAATTCGAGCTTCGAGTACGTGCCGGGCGTCCCGATCCGGCGCAGCACCGACCTCGTCTCCTGGGAGCTCGTGGGCCACGCACTGACCCGGCCGAGCCAGCTGCCGCCGAGCGAGGGCGCCGCGAACACCGGCATCTACGCCCCGACCCTGCGGCACCACGACGGCCGGTTCCACCTCGTCACCACGAACATCCTCGAAGCCGGCCGGGGGCAGCTGATCGTGACCGCCGAGGACCCGGCCGGGCCGTGGTCCGACCCGGTGCACGTGCCGGGCACCGAAGGCATCGACCCGGACCTCTGCTGGGACGAGGCCGGCGTCTGCCACCTCACGTGGGCGTCGTTCCGGCCGGAGCTGCCGGGCATCGCGAGCGTGCCGATCGACCCGGCCACGGGCGCGGTGCTCGGCGAGCCGCGGCTGCTGTGGAACGGCACCGGCCTGGCGGCGCCGGAGGGCCCGCACCTGTACCGCGTCGACGGCTGGTGGTACCTGCTGCTCGCCGAAGGCGGCACCGAACGCGGCCACGCCGTCACCGTCGCGCGCGCCCGCGCCTTGGCGGGCCCGTACGAACCGGCGCCCACGAACCCGATCCTGACCCACCGCAGCACGACGCACCCGGTGCAGAACACCGGGCACGCCGACCTGGTCGAGTGCGCCGACGGGAGCTGGGCGATGGTCCACCTGGGCGTCCGGCCCCGCGGCAAGACGCCCCAGTTCCACGTCAACGGCCGCGAGACGTTCCTGGCCGGCGTGGACTGGGCCGACGGCTGGCCGGTGGTGGCCGAGGACCGGTACCCGGTCCCGCCGGCGGACAACAGCTTCACGGACGGCTTCGCGAGCTCCGGGCTGCACCCGCGCTGGGTGGCCCCGGGCGCGTCTCCCCGCACCCACTGGGCCGGGCCCGGTGAGCTGGTCCTCAGTGGATTCCTGCTGACCCGCGCCCTGGACGAGTACTGGACGGCGGTGGCGCGCCTCGACGTTTCCGCCGGCGAGGCCGCGTTCGTGGTGCGCATCGACGACCGGCACTGGTACGGGCTCACCGCGGACGGCGCCACGGTCACGGCGACGGTCGCGATCGGCCCCGCCCGCGCCGTGGTCACGACCGTCGCCGCCGGTTCCGTCGTCTCGCTGCGGATCCGGGCTCTGCGGCCGCCCGCTTCCGGTCCGTTCCAGGAGATCACCGAGCCGGACCTCATCGAGCTTTCCGTTCTGGACGACGACGGCCGGGCGGAGGTGCTGGGCTCGTTCGACGGACGCTACCTGTCCACGGAGGTCGCGGCCGGCTTCACGGGCCGCGTGATCGGCGTGGAAGCCCTCGGCGGAACCGTGTCCCTGCGGGAGTTCCGGTACTCGACCGACCGGGAGGAAGATCGGCCGCGTTCCTGA
- a CDS encoding winged helix-turn-helix domain-containing protein, which produces MGTGHTITRHRAPPRPRTRILLAETLFPSTTGSLAHRVGLAPATVSEHLTVLREAGLVTATRRGREVLYRQTPLAAALLRPDPV; this is translated from the coding sequence GTGGGAACCGGCCACACGATCACCCGCCATCGCGCGCCTCCTCGGCCCCGGACGCGCATCCTGCTGGCCGAAACCCTCTTCCCGAGCACGACCGGCAGCCTGGCCCACCGAGTCGGCCTCGCTCCGGCAACGGTCTCCGAGCACCTCACGGTGCTTCGCGAGGCCGGCCTGGTCACCGCCACACGCCGCGGCCGTGAAGTGCTCTACCGCCAGACACCGCTCGCCGCAGCACTCCTCCGCCCCGATCCGGTGTGA
- a CDS encoding YciI family protein: protein MSKYMLIMRGTDESNAAMMANIDEMMATSRQFIDDLFKAGVYVAAEGLDDPAKGVVVDFGGEAPVVTDGPYGETKELFGGFFLIDVASKEEAIEWAKRVPAAPGAKVEVRRVPGSDETPN, encoded by the coding sequence ATGTCGAAGTACATGCTGATCATGCGGGGCACCGACGAGTCGAACGCCGCCATGATGGCGAACATCGACGAGATGATGGCCACCAGCCGCCAGTTCATCGACGACCTGTTCAAGGCCGGTGTCTACGTGGCAGCCGAAGGGCTGGACGACCCCGCCAAGGGCGTCGTCGTCGACTTCGGCGGTGAGGCACCCGTGGTCACCGATGGGCCCTACGGGGAGACCAAGGAACTCTTCGGCGGGTTCTTCCTGATCGACGTCGCCTCGAAGGAAGAGGCGATCGAGTGGGCCAAGCGGGTGCCCGCGGCTCCCGGGGCCAAGGTCGAGGTGCGGCGGGTGCCCGGCAGCGACGAGACCCCGAACTGA
- a CDS encoding TetR/AcrR family transcriptional regulator, with protein sequence MRYAKEHKQVTRQRIIEAAGRRLKRDGIDGSGVATLMKDAGLTNGAFYAHFESKEDLVATAVSEQLRGQREWLTSFPPGRDGVERMVRTYLSPEHRDNPEEGCPSAALLDEISRCADPTKETYTTSVVAVIDDIAARLAPHDPASARTKTLGIYALMVGTLQLARALADRQLSDDILEQGIRNALTLLDAAPEA encoded by the coding sequence GTGCGGTACGCGAAAGAGCACAAGCAGGTGACGCGGCAGCGGATCATCGAGGCGGCCGGGCGCCGGCTCAAGCGCGACGGGATCGACGGCTCCGGGGTCGCCACGCTCATGAAGGACGCGGGACTGACCAACGGCGCCTTCTACGCCCACTTCGAATCCAAGGAAGACCTGGTCGCCACCGCGGTCTCCGAGCAGCTGCGCGGCCAGCGCGAGTGGCTCACCTCGTTCCCGCCCGGCCGCGACGGTGTCGAGCGGATGGTGCGCACCTACCTCTCGCCCGAGCACCGCGACAACCCCGAGGAAGGCTGCCCGTCCGCCGCGCTGCTGGACGAGATCAGCCGCTGCGCGGATCCGACGAAGGAGACCTACACCACCAGTGTGGTGGCTGTCATCGACGACATCGCCGCGCGCTTGGCGCCGCACGACCCGGCGTCGGCGCGCACCAAGACCCTCGGGATCTACGCCCTGATGGTCGGGACCCTGCAGCTCGCTCGCGCCTTGGCTGATCGGCAGCTCTCCGACGACATCCTGGAGCAGGGGATCCGCAACGCACTGACGCTGCTGGACGCCGCCCCCGAAGCCTGA
- a CDS encoding DUF1996 domain-containing protein — protein sequence MPGNTGKHRISRRTKIATGVLALAVAAGGIAVSTTFGDPGQASADEADPALYIDILKVAPNNAEPANARGASTGTFTVDCGRNENQHFNPDNFVAQPGIRNGAQHLHDYVGNLSSNADSNNKSLDAAGTTCKNGDKSAYFWPVVRIDTGDEEKNPPAKSPDGDRDQAAQDAASPVITCPDVASKLPDVPDSAMAEVNRNLDLLDTQIDEANKRLISTRGQGGPNFVQNAILGPLKDKRVATIDRMAIAIGRTAAKPQGLDALAPCALKEQAGTGGNPASNGGGAPAGAAQQITCPDVASKLPAVPASAKAEVDRNLQLLNTQIQEANQRLVSTQGQGGPNFVQNAILGPLKDKRVATIDRMAIAIGRTAAKPQGLDALAPCSLGQGGNNGGNNGNNGGATATPPLPGPDGNNELPDNDGQIQRPAKVGITFRGSPAGQVVAMPKFLRALSGDAKPSINGTKNTRAAWTCTGFENRLTDKYPICPEGSKVERIHDFPSCWDGKNTDSANHRTHIVFPDKNGRCAAGFKAVPQLRTTLVYDIPHDIQVKKQYKVDSFPSEKHNPLSDHDDFANVMSQSIMNQVVNCINRNKICNA from the coding sequence ATGCCCGGAAACACCGGAAAGCACCGCATCTCCCGACGCACCAAGATCGCCACCGGTGTCCTCGCGTTGGCCGTGGCCGCCGGCGGGATCGCGGTGTCGACGACGTTCGGCGACCCCGGCCAGGCCAGCGCCGACGAGGCCGACCCGGCGCTCTACATCGACATCCTCAAGGTCGCCCCGAACAACGCCGAGCCCGCCAACGCCCGCGGCGCGTCCACCGGCACCTTCACCGTGGACTGCGGACGCAACGAAAACCAGCACTTCAACCCCGACAACTTCGTCGCCCAGCCCGGCATCCGCAACGGCGCCCAGCACCTGCACGACTACGTCGGCAACCTCTCCTCCAACGCGGACTCGAACAACAAGAGCCTCGACGCCGCCGGGACCACCTGCAAAAACGGGGACAAATCCGCCTATTTCTGGCCCGTCGTCCGCATCGACACCGGCGACGAAGAGAAGAACCCGCCGGCCAAGTCCCCGGACGGCGACCGCGACCAGGCAGCCCAGGACGCCGCCTCCCCGGTGATCACCTGCCCGGACGTCGCCAGCAAACTCCCCGACGTCCCCGACTCGGCGATGGCCGAGGTGAACCGCAACCTGGACCTGCTCGACACGCAGATCGACGAAGCCAACAAGCGGCTGATCAGCACTCGCGGCCAGGGCGGCCCGAACTTCGTGCAGAACGCCATCCTCGGCCCGCTCAAGGACAAGCGCGTCGCCACCATCGACCGCATGGCCATCGCCATCGGCCGCACCGCCGCCAAGCCACAGGGCCTCGACGCCCTCGCCCCCTGCGCGCTCAAGGAGCAGGCCGGCACCGGCGGCAACCCCGCGAGCAACGGCGGCGGCGCCCCCGCCGGCGCGGCCCAGCAGATCACCTGCCCGGACGTCGCGAGCAAGCTCCCCGCCGTCCCGGCGTCGGCCAAGGCCGAAGTGGACCGCAACCTCCAGCTGCTGAACACGCAGATCCAGGAGGCGAACCAGCGGCTGGTCAGCACCCAGGGCCAGGGCGGACCCAACTTCGTCCAGAACGCCATCCTCGGGCCGCTCAAGGACAAGCGCGTCGCCACCATCGACCGGATGGCCATCGCCATCGGCCGCACCGCCGCCAAGCCCCAGGGCCTCGACGCCCTCGCGCCGTGCAGCCTCGGCCAGGGCGGCAACAACGGCGGCAACAACGGGAACAACGGTGGTGCGACGGCGACGCCGCCGCTGCCCGGCCCGGACGGCAACAACGAGCTGCCGGACAACGACGGGCAGATCCAGCGCCCGGCGAAGGTCGGCATCACCTTCCGCGGCAGCCCAGCCGGCCAGGTCGTCGCGATGCCGAAGTTCCTGCGGGCGCTCAGCGGTGACGCCAAGCCGTCCATCAACGGCACGAAGAATACCCGGGCGGCGTGGACCTGCACCGGCTTCGAAAACCGGCTGACCGACAAGTACCCGATCTGCCCCGAGGGCAGCAAGGTGGAGCGGATCCACGACTTCCCGAGCTGCTGGGACGGCAAGAACACCGACAGCGCCAACCACCGCACGCACATCGTGTTCCCGGACAAGAACGGCCGCTGCGCCGCCGGGTTCAAGGCGGTGCCGCAGCTGCGGACCACGCTTGTCTACGACATCCCGCACGACATCCAGGTCAAGAAGCAGTACAAAGTGGACTCGTTCCCGTCTGAAAAGCACAATCCCCTGTCGGACCACGACGACTTCGCCAACGTGATGTCGCAGAGCATCATGAACCAGGTCGTCAACTGCATCAACCGCAACAAGATCTGCAACGCCTGA